The proteins below come from a single Chitinophaga pinensis DSM 2588 genomic window:
- a CDS encoding TonB-dependent receptor domain-containing protein, giving the protein MQIFYNVKTPFWLLSCLLLMFSGSMYAQQPAAGNGLKGRLSGTGGTALEFATVSLLKASDTSLVKTVVSDASGVFDLGNIPDGSYVLHVSLVGYKTVRKPVELNASAGPPDLGNLSMEQNVSNIKEVVVAGKRPLIERKLDKTVMNIENSLLATGSTALELLQLAPGVTISNNDKVQLYGKSSPLIMIDGKPTYLSAAQVSNLLKSMPSNTIATIEIISQPGAKYDAAGTGGVINIRTKQNGSAGFNGTVTGGFGYGRREKYRGGLTLNYKKNKVNLSGDYTYSFNHSVRYLDIDRDVRQDATSTFFGRSGETHNELGTHTYKAGIVYNINPSHAIGLQVMGYANDQRTNADNKTDIRSEKLKVDSMMTANAKEKSGFNNIGGNLNYRGKLDTLGRELGIDVDYSRFRNNINRNFVNTLYDSQGINIGDPDYVRNYFPTTVKVFAAKTDLVFPLAKQAKIEAGLKTSFVSTDNDARFDSLLSGEWVVSKSQTNHFIYKENINAGYLNFSKKWNKTSLQAGLRVEQTNSDGNSVTLNTRTERSYTNLFPSLFLSRKLAKDHDLMVSYSKRIERPSYQDLNPFRFYDDRYTYREGNPYLKPAYTHSFEATYSWRNEITFVARYGLTKDVIAEDIQQEAGSNATRSFLRNLQKLRTISGSLSYSKDITDWWSTDNTVTFNRSQYIDDNAGNYRNFDNYDVNINIYQSFKLTKNLFLDVGGFYLSPWLYGFIKAEAQYKLDVGLKQNVLNKKGSIRLRVSDVFNTNRFKGKAIYNNVDVAILNRFESRVAWLTFTYMFGNTKLKVAKRGDSTKEEKDRVKKEN; this is encoded by the coding sequence ATGCAGATTTTCTATAATGTAAAGACGCCGTTTTGGTTGCTGTCATGCCTGCTCCTGATGTTCTCAGGTAGCATGTATGCACAGCAACCGGCAGCCGGAAACGGGCTGAAAGGACGACTATCCGGCACCGGCGGTACAGCATTAGAGTTTGCCACCGTCAGCCTGCTCAAGGCATCTGATACGAGTCTGGTAAAGACAGTGGTGAGCGATGCCAGCGGTGTTTTCGATTTAGGTAACATTCCGGACGGCAGCTACGTCCTGCACGTTTCCCTGGTAGGATACAAGACAGTCCGGAAGCCGGTAGAACTGAACGCGTCCGCCGGTCCGCCGGATCTCGGTAATCTCTCCATGGAGCAGAATGTCAGCAACATCAAAGAAGTCGTCGTTGCCGGCAAAAGACCACTGATAGAACGTAAGCTGGATAAAACAGTCATGAACATTGAAAATAGCCTCCTGGCTACCGGTAGTACCGCACTGGAACTACTGCAACTCGCGCCGGGTGTGACGATCTCCAATAATGATAAAGTCCAGCTGTACGGTAAAAGCAGTCCGCTGATCATGATCGATGGCAAACCCACATATCTGTCTGCCGCACAGGTCAGCAACCTGCTGAAAAGTATGCCTTCCAACACAATCGCGACGATAGAGATCATCAGCCAGCCAGGCGCTAAATACGACGCCGCAGGTACGGGTGGGGTGATCAATATCAGAACGAAACAAAACGGTAGCGCAGGCTTTAACGGTACCGTAACGGGTGGTTTTGGTTACGGTCGCAGGGAAAAATACAGGGGTGGCCTTACGCTTAATTACAAGAAGAATAAGGTCAACCTGAGTGGTGACTACACGTATTCCTTCAACCACTCTGTCAGATACCTGGATATTGACAGGGATGTCAGACAAGACGCTACCAGCACGTTCTTCGGCAGGTCCGGTGAAACCCACAATGAACTGGGCACCCACACCTACAAGGCCGGCATCGTTTATAACATCAACCCTTCTCATGCCATCGGTTTGCAGGTAATGGGGTATGCCAACGATCAGCGCACAAATGCGGACAACAAAACAGATATCCGCAGCGAAAAGCTGAAAGTAGACTCTATGATGACCGCCAACGCAAAAGAAAAATCAGGTTTCAATAACATCGGTGGTAACCTTAACTACCGAGGTAAATTGGATACGCTGGGAAGAGAATTAGGCATAGACGTCGATTATTCCCGCTTCCGTAATAACATTAACAGAAACTTCGTCAATACCCTGTATGACAGTCAGGGGATTAATATCGGAGATCCTGATTATGTCCGAAACTATTTTCCGACTACCGTAAAAGTCTTTGCTGCCAAAACGGACCTGGTATTTCCATTGGCCAAACAGGCAAAGATTGAAGCGGGTCTCAAAACAAGTTTCGTATCTACTGACAATGACGCCCGCTTTGACTCCCTGCTCAGTGGTGAATGGGTCGTATCTAAATCGCAGACGAACCACTTCATCTACAAAGAGAATATCAATGCCGGTTACCTGAACTTCAGTAAAAAATGGAACAAGACCAGTCTGCAGGCCGGTCTGCGTGTGGAACAAACCAACTCTGACGGTAATTCCGTTACCCTGAATACCCGCACAGAGCGTTCCTACACCAACCTGTTCCCAAGTCTGTTCCTGAGCCGTAAACTGGCGAAAGACCATGACCTGATGGTATCTTACAGTAAACGTATAGAAAGACCCAGCTACCAGGATTTGAACCCCTTCCGGTTTTATGACGACCGCTATACTTACCGCGAAGGCAATCCTTACTTAAAGCCCGCTTATACGCATTCATTCGAAGCAACTTATTCATGGAGAAATGAAATAACTTTTGTCGCACGCTATGGTCTTACAAAAGATGTGATAGCCGAAGACATTCAGCAGGAAGCAGGCAGCAATGCCACCAGGTCTTTCCTGCGCAATCTTCAAAAATTACGTACAATATCAGGGAGTCTTTCTTATTCAAAAGATATCACAGACTGGTGGTCCACAGATAATACAGTAACTTTCAACCGTAGCCAGTACATCGATGATAACGCCGGTAACTATCGCAACTTCGATAACTACGACGTCAATATCAACATCTATCAGTCTTTTAAACTCACTAAAAACCTCTTCCTGGACGTAGGCGGTTTCTATCTTTCCCCATGGCTGTATGGCTTCATAAAAGCAGAAGCGCAATACAAACTGGATGTAGGACTGAAACAGAATGTCCTGAACAAAAAAGGCAGTATACGTCTGCGGGTAAGCGACGTATTCAACACGAACCGTTTCAAAGGAAAAGCGATCTACAACAATGTGGATGTAGCCATCCTGAACCGCTTTGAATCCCGTGTAGCCTGGCTGACCTTCACTTACATGTTTGGAAATACGAAACTGAAAGTTGCAAAACGTGGAGATAGTACGAAAGAAGAAAAAGACCGCGTGAAAAAAGAAAACTAG
- a CDS encoding 4'-phosphopantetheinyl transferase family protein — MVYVYYCENSPLPEAIYKAWLCLMPGQFVNRLSRLVHRHDAQASLLGRMLLLYALRQLGYGHLSLNDIRFSSYQRPFFENTNLDFNISHSGDYVICALAEHNRIGIDIEAVKPVCLDDFESMFSEKELEAIYRYPGLEQDAFYTLWTQKEALVKAEGSGLNFPVKDILVQNGCADLAGHIWHLYDLVLMDGYKVHLAMQVPESETIRVKPLCTEDIIAS, encoded by the coding sequence ATGGTGTACGTTTATTACTGTGAAAACAGCCCGCTGCCAGAGGCCATTTACAAGGCCTGGTTGTGTCTGATGCCCGGTCAGTTTGTGAACCGGTTGAGCAGGCTGGTGCACCGGCACGATGCACAGGCAAGCCTGCTGGGGCGCATGTTGTTGCTGTATGCGTTACGGCAACTGGGGTACGGACATTTGTCACTGAATGACATCAGGTTCTCCTCTTATCAGCGGCCCTTTTTTGAAAATACAAACCTCGATTTTAACATCTCTCACTCCGGTGACTATGTCATCTGCGCCCTCGCAGAACATAACAGGATAGGGATCGATATAGAGGCCGTAAAGCCGGTATGCCTGGACGACTTTGAAAGCATGTTCTCAGAAAAGGAACTGGAAGCCATCTACCGCTATCCCGGACTGGAACAGGATGCTTTTTATACGCTCTGGACACAGAAGGAAGCCCTGGTAAAAGCCGAAGGCTCAGGACTTAATTTTCCGGTGAAAGACATTCTTGTCCAGAATGGCTGTGCGGATCTCGCCGGGCATATCTGGCACCTCTATGACCTCGTCCTGATGGATGGGTACAAAGTGCATCTGGCGATGCAAGTCCCGGAAAGTGAAACAATTAGAGTCAAACCCTTATGTACGGAGGATATCATTGCATCCTGA
- a CDS encoding thioesterase II family protein, whose translation MNIFSIPFAGGSVYSLKPFEIYMNEGVCWIPLEPPGRGRRIREPLIRDLQLMASDIFNQIRSDLTTPYAFYGHSMGALLAYLVTRMALDADLPPPTRLFLSGCGAPASKSKLPGRHKLPKTEFWKALKDLGGSPDEILQNEDLQHYFEPILRADFEAIEKYHYQQTTPFDIPVTVIIGYDEFVTREEAEQWQMETLAPIDVISYPGNHFFIFDRAFDIARLIKKTLNV comes from the coding sequence ATGAATATTTTTTCGATTCCCTTTGCAGGAGGCAGCGTCTATTCCCTGAAACCCTTCGAAATCTATATGAACGAAGGTGTGTGCTGGATACCCCTCGAGCCGCCCGGCAGGGGAAGGCGGATAAGAGAACCCCTGATCAGAGACCTGCAGCTGATGGCTTCGGATATTTTCAATCAGATCAGGTCCGACTTAACAACTCCTTACGCTTTTTATGGACATAGTATGGGAGCCCTGCTCGCCTACCTGGTCACGCGGATGGCACTCGATGCGGATCTGCCACCACCAACCAGGTTGTTCCTGTCAGGTTGTGGCGCCCCCGCCAGTAAGTCAAAACTACCTGGCAGACATAAGCTACCCAAAACGGAATTCTGGAAGGCTTTGAAAGACCTGGGTGGTAGTCCGGATGAAATATTGCAGAACGAAGACCTGCAACACTATTTCGAGCCGATTCTCCGCGCCGATTTTGAGGCGATCGAAAAATATCACTATCAGCAAACAACACCCTTCGACATACCAGTTACCGTCATTATAGGATATGATGAATTTGTTACCCGCGAAGAAGCCGAACAATGGCAGATGGAAACGCTGGCGCCCATTGATGTTATATCCTATCCAGGTAATCATTTCTTCATCTTCGACCGTGCATTTGATATTGCACGCCTGATCAAAAAAACGCTAAACGTTTAA
- a CDS encoding cyclic peptide export ABC transporter, with translation MNLIRLLKYKSGSFFVMIALLGIVNSLVYGSIMVFINNVIAGVGLPFIAAPQSWIYAGLLVVSFLLNKTFQTYIARLTNSIVFEYESGVIDKLRVSTFESFEKLGAQRVYTAIQDTRLLAQVPSNFVNAVNSVVIILCGLSYMFWLSWKAGAMILCFMGLLLAFYLLRNNSIEKQLNEVRDLQNDYHRYLRDFLNGFREIKMSLNRNNSIYDRYIKRTLQGSKELNDRTAVRYLVNELTGNYSWYIVLGLILFVMPQVLSIPTARVTAFVFTILYIMGPLATLISSVPFFTRLKIAVERIDGLEKEIDTYPQYNLEEQSIELSRDFTDLEFSNAVYEYKDAAGKKLFAAGPFNISIKKGEIIFVTGGNGSGKSTFINLLTGIYMPTQGSLRYNGEALVMNSYPHYSDRLSSIFTGVYLFNENYDGFDLDENNPVLQKYLAMMELQDVVRFDAQKKSIDNKLSMGQRKRLALIYALMENRDVMVLDEWAAEQDPHFRAYFYEQIIPVLKQMNKTVIAVTHDDKYYGQADRILHFDFGKVAKDVKLQHAKQPELVK, from the coding sequence ATGAACCTTATTAGATTACTGAAGTATAAATCAGGCAGTTTTTTTGTCATGATCGCTTTGCTGGGAATTGTAAATAGCCTGGTATATGGCAGCATCATGGTGTTCATAAACAATGTTATCGCCGGTGTGGGGCTGCCCTTCATAGCAGCCCCGCAAAGCTGGATATACGCCGGATTATTGGTAGTATCATTCCTGTTGAATAAAACCTTCCAGACTTACATCGCAAGATTGACAAACAGTATCGTGTTTGAATATGAGTCCGGGGTTATCGATAAACTCAGGGTATCTACCTTTGAGTCTTTCGAAAAGCTAGGCGCGCAAAGAGTGTACACCGCCATACAGGACACCCGCCTGTTGGCACAGGTGCCCTCTAACTTCGTGAATGCCGTCAATTCTGTCGTCATCATTTTATGCGGCCTGTCCTACATGTTCTGGCTGTCCTGGAAAGCAGGAGCGATGATCCTGTGCTTTATGGGATTGCTGCTCGCCTTTTATCTGCTCCGCAACAACTCCATAGAGAAGCAGTTAAACGAGGTACGCGACCTGCAGAATGATTATCACCGCTATCTGCGTGACTTCCTCAACGGCTTCCGGGAAATAAAAATGAGTCTGAACAGAAACAATAGTATCTATGATCGCTATATCAAACGCACGCTGCAGGGTAGTAAAGAACTAAATGACCGTACGGCTGTACGTTATCTCGTCAACGAACTGACAGGTAACTATAGCTGGTACATCGTACTCGGATTGATACTGTTTGTCATGCCGCAGGTATTAAGCATTCCAACAGCCCGTGTGACGGCCTTTGTGTTTACCATTCTTTACATTATGGGGCCGCTTGCTACACTTATATCTTCGGTACCTTTCTTTACCCGCCTGAAGATAGCAGTCGAAAGGATCGACGGACTGGAAAAAGAAATAGACACTTATCCGCAGTATAATCTGGAAGAACAATCCATTGAATTGTCCCGCGACTTTACAGATCTCGAATTCAGCAATGCGGTGTATGAATACAAAGACGCTGCCGGCAAAAAACTTTTCGCTGCCGGTCCGTTTAACATCTCCATCAAAAAAGGAGAGATCATATTCGTAACTGGAGGGAACGGTAGTGGTAAAAGCACCTTTATTAATCTGCTGACGGGTATCTATATGCCAACACAAGGTTCCCTACGCTATAATGGAGAAGCGCTTGTCATGAATAGCTACCCGCATTACAGTGACCGTCTGTCATCCATCTTTACCGGTGTTTACCTCTTCAACGAAAATTACGACGGTTTTGACCTGGATGAAAATAACCCCGTCTTACAGAAATATCTGGCCATGATGGAGCTGCAGGATGTTGTACGGTTCGACGCACAAAAGAAATCCATAGACAATAAGTTGTCTATGGGTCAACGTAAACGACTCGCCCTGATCTACGCATTGATGGAAAACAGGGATGTGATGGTGCTGGATGAATGGGCTGCCGAACAGGATCCGCACTTCAGAGCATACTTCTACGAACAGATCATCCCAGTATTAAAACAAATGAATAAAACAGTCATCGCCGTCACCCATGATGATAAATACTACGGACAGGCAGACCGCATTCTGCACTTCGATTTTGGTAAAGTAGCCAAAGATGTGAAACTCCAACATGCAAAACAACCCGAACTCGTAAAATAA
- a CDS encoding M1 family aminopeptidase: MGLLTNVCRSAVIAACLQVYRLSAAAFPADAPPEYARLVHTKLDISFDYPQHLVHGKAWITLQAALPRQDSLILDAKSMDVTAVTLQKGKESLPLPYKSTGAQLLIKLDKPYSKGEQYTVHIAYTAKPDALSGGLAGPVQTTKGIYFIPAGKDNEGPLFQVWTQGETSGASSWFPTIDKPDQRSTSEISITVPAKYRSLSNGVLKGQLEQPNGNRTDTWSMTSPHAPYLFMLAVGKFEVVHDTWNGLPVDYYMEPEYSAYAKQIFGATPKMLSFFSEKLGYKYPWPGYAQIVVKDYFSGGMENTTATLFGDLLRRNPRALLGDEDAKWIIPHELFHQWFGDLVTCEEWSQLALNESFANFGEVLWGEYAFGKDAAHHHSYEMMLKYFQQQKEGHDHPLIYKTYKDETELFDAVTYEKGGNILSMLRDLVGEDKFFAALRSYLSENAFKAVDAEDLRTAFEKASGSDLKWFWDQWFYRDGFPVLDISYEYNDAAGTVAIKIAQQQKGDIFILPLKVDLYTNGKRTTQDIKVDSRTQVFTLSYPDKNTRPALVNVDAGKQLICKKTDKKTLETFIYQYKYAGNYLDRREALKACVQAQDTSVLARAFLRTALHDTNDGLRKIAVQYTDLENGDTRKTYAGIIDSLARYDTEPLVRQAAVKALRSLKDPAYKDLFVQSLKDSSYNVVASALIGLNKLDKQLAAQQLTPFLEDNEMASTILDIYLGNEDPKDNQSFLSIVSRQRDRQKQDYLVKYLRYLATLNDVDAIDYGLKQFQQIAASIDDQLMDKKGMLGNLELLAGFKMDLLKKTAGKKERSSLEKQVASIQQTIHDFSLNMD; the protein is encoded by the coding sequence ATGGGTCTGTTAACTAATGTGTGCCGTAGCGCAGTGATAGCTGCCTGCCTACAGGTATACCGGCTGTCTGCTGCCGCATTTCCGGCAGACGCCCCTCCGGAGTATGCCCGCCTGGTGCATACAAAACTGGATATATCGTTCGATTATCCGCAGCACCTCGTACATGGAAAAGCCTGGATCACCTTGCAGGCAGCCCTGCCCCGGCAGGATTCCCTGATACTGGATGCCAAAAGCATGGACGTGACAGCCGTCACCTTGCAAAAAGGTAAAGAAAGCCTGCCTTTGCCGTATAAGTCGACCGGCGCACAATTGCTGATAAAGCTGGACAAACCATACAGCAAAGGCGAACAGTACACGGTACACATTGCATACACCGCTAAACCTGATGCATTGTCTGGCGGTCTTGCTGGTCCGGTACAGACCACAAAAGGGATTTACTTTATTCCCGCAGGAAAAGACAATGAAGGTCCTTTGTTCCAGGTATGGACACAGGGCGAAACCTCCGGCGCTTCTTCCTGGTTTCCCACCATCGATAAACCGGATCAGCGCAGCACATCAGAGATCAGTATCACTGTACCGGCCAAATACCGCTCCCTGTCCAATGGCGTCTTAAAAGGACAACTGGAGCAGCCAAACGGTAACCGTACAGATACCTGGTCAATGACATCGCCACATGCGCCTTATCTGTTTATGCTGGCAGTAGGAAAATTCGAAGTCGTCCATGACACCTGGAACGGACTGCCGGTAGATTACTACATGGAACCGGAATACAGTGCCTACGCAAAACAGATCTTTGGCGCTACGCCGAAGATGCTCAGTTTCTTCTCTGAAAAACTGGGCTACAAATACCCCTGGCCCGGGTACGCACAGATCGTCGTGAAGGATTATTTCTCCGGTGGTATGGAAAATACAACCGCAACCCTTTTCGGCGATCTGCTGCGCAGGAATCCAAGGGCCCTGCTGGGAGATGAAGACGCAAAATGGATTATTCCGCATGAGCTTTTTCATCAATGGTTCGGTGACCTCGTTACCTGCGAAGAATGGTCGCAACTCGCCTTAAATGAATCCTTCGCCAACTTCGGCGAAGTACTCTGGGGCGAATACGCCTTCGGCAAAGACGCGGCGCACCACCATTCATACGAAATGATGTTAAAGTATTTCCAGCAGCAGAAAGAAGGACACGATCATCCCCTGATATATAAAACATACAAAGATGAAACAGAGCTGTTTGACGCTGTCACCTATGAAAAAGGAGGCAACATACTTAGTATGTTACGTGACCTCGTTGGAGAAGATAAATTTTTTGCCGCCCTGCGGAGCTATCTGTCTGAAAATGCTTTCAAAGCCGTGGATGCAGAAGACCTGCGGACAGCATTCGAAAAAGCCAGCGGTAGCGACCTGAAATGGTTCTGGGATCAATGGTTCTATCGCGACGGTTTCCCGGTACTGGATATCTCCTACGAATACAATGATGCCGCCGGCACTGTAGCCATAAAGATCGCACAGCAACAAAAAGGCGACATCTTTATCCTTCCCCTGAAAGTGGACCTCTACACAAATGGTAAACGTACCACACAAGACATAAAGGTAGATAGCCGCACACAGGTATTCACCCTTTCTTATCCTGATAAAAACACCAGACCTGCACTGGTAAACGTCGATGCAGGTAAACAACTGATCTGTAAGAAAACTGACAAAAAAACGCTTGAAACATTCATTTACCAGTATAAATACGCCGGTAATTACCTGGATAGAAGAGAAGCCCTCAAAGCCTGTGTACAGGCCCAGGATACCAGCGTACTGGCTCGTGCATTTCTGCGGACAGCCCTCCATGATACCAACGACGGACTCCGGAAAATTGCTGTACAATACACAGACCTTGAAAACGGAGACACGCGTAAAACATACGCCGGTATCATCGACAGCCTTGCACGATATGATACGGAACCACTGGTACGCCAGGCCGCTGTAAAAGCCTTACGCAGCCTGAAAGATCCTGCTTACAAAGACCTTTTTGTACAGTCGCTGAAAGACTCCTCTTATAATGTAGTCGCTTCCGCACTGATAGGACTGAATAAGCTGGATAAACAACTGGCAGCACAACAGCTGACACCCTTCCTGGAGGATAACGAAATGGCCAGTACGATATTGGATATCTACCTGGGCAACGAAGATCCTAAGGATAATCAGTCTTTTCTATCCATTGTATCCAGACAGCGGGATCGCCAGAAACAGGACTACCTGGTGAAATACCTGCGCTACCTGGCTACGCTGAATGATGTGGACGCGATTGACTACGGACTGAAACAGTTCCAGCAGATCGCAGCTTCCATTGACGATCAGCTGATGGATAAAAAAGGTATGCTGGGCAACCTCGAACTACTGGCCGGATTCAAAATGGATCTGCTGAAAAAAACAGCCGGTAAAAAAGAACGCTCTTCCCTGGAAAAGCAGGTAGCCAGCATACAACAAACCATTCATGACTTTTCCCTTAATATGGATTGA
- a CDS encoding MBL fold metallo-hydrolase, which translates to MNNRPLYLKPNVVLEPLYFQWYAWSHLISPATGAMNIVGRHLKIMDSYVQAPAIHAAAAKNPKLLGGPFMDYATNRVEEIRQLREGTKQKGALQLEFTAAVKELDALLKQYDKGVSLEPLYEKVPDILKGYVELVYDLNNNPSFRLIEALLYKSPIYDESLQSISMWITENDERPFVLSTPRLEEPNVLNLEIPFRHPFIDAVSRMKREPSTMEELMETVDFDISDPALFASFFTEEAPVPYEPYEGDRIRMRYFGHACILVETKNTSILVDPLVAYYGYQHEVDRFSDVDLPDEIDYVLITHNHQDHILFETLLPLRHKIKNLVIPKTTSGSLQDPCLKLMFKEIGFKNVIEIGNLDDITLGDCTITGIPFIGEHCDLNINTKSCYHVKTDGFSVLFCADSCNVEPRLYQHVQKVIGNVDVLFLGMECDGAPLTWLYGPLLTEELSREKDFSRRLAGSDYQRGIDLVKALSPAEVYVYAMGLEPWLEFISSIRYDERANPIVASNRLIAECLKEGIVAERLFGEKELLYESVLV; encoded by the coding sequence ATGAACAACAGGCCGTTATACCTCAAGCCCAATGTAGTGTTGGAACCGCTTTACTTTCAGTGGTACGCCTGGTCGCACCTGATCTCTCCGGCAACGGGCGCTATGAACATCGTAGGCAGGCACCTTAAAATTATGGACTCCTATGTACAGGCGCCTGCCATCCATGCAGCAGCAGCAAAGAACCCGAAATTGCTGGGTGGCCCATTTATGGATTATGCGACCAACCGCGTAGAAGAGATCAGACAACTACGTGAAGGAACAAAGCAGAAAGGCGCCTTACAGCTGGAATTCACCGCCGCCGTCAAAGAACTGGACGCTTTGCTGAAACAATACGATAAAGGTGTCTCGCTTGAGCCTTTATATGAAAAAGTACCCGACATCCTGAAAGGATACGTCGAACTGGTATATGACCTGAATAATAATCCTTCTTTCCGCCTGATAGAAGCATTACTCTACAAAAGCCCTATATATGATGAAAGCCTCCAGAGCATCTCCATGTGGATCACGGAAAATGATGAAAGACCCTTTGTACTCAGTACACCCCGGTTAGAAGAACCCAATGTACTGAACCTGGAAATCCCTTTCCGTCATCCCTTTATCGATGCGGTGTCCCGCATGAAGAGAGAGCCTTCTACCATGGAAGAACTGATGGAAACCGTTGACTTTGACATCAGTGATCCTGCATTGTTCGCCTCTTTCTTTACTGAAGAAGCACCGGTCCCTTACGAACCTTATGAAGGCGACAGGATCCGGATGCGTTACTTCGGCCATGCCTGTATCCTGGTGGAAACTAAAAACACCTCCATCCTGGTCGATCCGCTTGTCGCTTACTACGGATACCAGCATGAAGTAGACCGGTTTTCTGATGTGGATCTGCCCGATGAAATCGACTACGTGCTGATCACACACAACCACCAGGATCACATCCTCTTCGAAACATTATTGCCTTTACGGCATAAGATTAAAAACCTGGTGATCCCTAAAACAACTTCCGGATCACTGCAGGATCCCTGTCTCAAACTGATGTTTAAAGAAATCGGATTTAAAAACGTCATTGAGATCGGTAACCTGGACGATATCACACTGGGCGACTGCACCATCACCGGCATCCCTTTCATTGGTGAACATTGCGATCTGAACATCAACACCAAGAGTTGCTATCACGTAAAAACAGATGGTTTCTCCGTGCTTTTCTGTGCAGACTCCTGCAATGTGGAACCCCGCCTGTACCAGCATGTACAGAAAGTGATCGGTAACGTCGATGTGCTCTTCCTCGGAATGGAATGTGATGGCGCCCCGCTGACCTGGTTGTACGGACCACTACTCACAGAAGAACTGTCCCGCGAGAAAGACTTCTCCCGACGATTGGCAGGTTCTGATTACCAGCGTGGTATAGACCTGGTAAAAGCCCTCTCGCCGGCTGAAGTATATGTTTACGCAATGGGGCTGGAGCCATGGCTTGAATTTATCAGCAGTATCCGTTACGATGAACGGGCTAACCCGATCGTAGCATCCAACAGATTGATCGCTGAATGCCTCAAAGAAGGCATTGTAGCCGAGCGACTGTTCGGAGAAAAAGAACTGCTCTATGAATCTGTATTGGTTTAA